One region of Turicibacter bilis genomic DNA includes:
- a CDS encoding alpha/beta fold hydrolase, translated as MGHSMGGAIATYYVLKYNAHSVSKLVLLGAAILAWIKTTE; from the coding sequence GTGGGGCATTCTATGGGAGGAGCCATTGCGACGTACTATGTTTTAAAATATAATGCTCATAGTGTTTCAAAACTTGTTCTTTTAGGCGCTGCTATTCTAGCTTGGATTAAAACTACCGAGTAG
- a CDS encoding ABC transporter ATP-binding protein produces the protein MTTNVIEIRQLTKDYGNNRGIFDVSLSVKKGEVFGFLGPNGAGKSTTIRHLMGFIQADQGSCQINGLDCLRDHARIQQALGYLPGEIAFMDDMTGLEFIKFMAKMKGMTDLTKAYELMERFELNPQGKIKKMSKGMKQKIGIICAFMHDPELLILDEPSSGLDPLMQNRFIELVLEEKQRGKTIFMSSHIFEEIERTCDRTAMIKDGRLISIEELQTLKASKHKTYQIMFATEELAEQFMNEGFECEQVESTVVKVLPRNNLNYLLATLSRYDIVDLDITKLTLEELFLHFYGGNES, from the coding sequence ATGACTACAAATGTCATCGAAATTAGACAATTAACGAAAGATTATGGTAATAATCGCGGAATTTTTGATGTCTCATTATCAGTTAAGAAAGGCGAAGTGTTTGGATTTTTAGGCCCTAATGGAGCAGGTAAATCTACAACGATTCGACATTTAATGGGGTTTATTCAAGCCGATCAAGGAAGTTGCCAAATCAATGGACTTGATTGTTTAAGAGATCATGCCCGTATTCAACAAGCACTTGGCTATCTTCCAGGTGAAATAGCCTTCATGGATGATATGACAGGCCTTGAATTTATTAAATTTATGGCAAAAATGAAAGGAATGACTGATTTAACCAAAGCGTATGAATTAATGGAGCGCTTCGAGCTCAATCCACAGGGGAAAATAAAAAAAATGTCTAAAGGAATGAAGCAAAAAATCGGGATTATTTGTGCCTTTATGCATGACCCTGAACTGTTAATTTTAGATGAGCCAAGCAGCGGATTAGATCCATTAATGCAAAATCGTTTTATTGAATTAGTGTTAGAAGAAAAGCAACGTGGAAAAACGATTTTTATGTCCTCCCATATTTTTGAAGAAATTGAACGCACATGTGACCGAACAGCGATGATTAAAGATGGACGTCTCATTTCAATTGAAGAACTTCAAACGTTAAAGGCTTCTAAACATAAAACTTATCAAATCATGTTTGCCACAGAAGAACTGGCAGAACAATTTATGAATGAGGGCTTTGAATGCGAACAAGTGGAGTCAACCGTCGTCAAAGTTCTCCCCCGAAATAATCTAAACTATTTATTAGCTACCCTAAGTCGCTATGATATTGTCGACTTAGATATAACGAAACTAACACTTGAAGAATTATTCTTACATTTTTATGGAGGGAATGAATCATGA
- a CDS encoding ABC transporter permease — protein MNLTLFKREIKSNYKVFFIIFAVLLMYTSVVTSMFDPNLGSILEQFSQTMPELMSAFGMTSPGSTFIEFLSSYLYGFIYLVFPLIFEIIVANKLVARYVDRGSMAYLLSTPVSRKTIIMTQISVLWITLAALICLMTLAQIIVSHLMFPGDLDVSRLIYMNIGLYCLHLAISGICFFGSCISNEMKNSYLIGAGIPILFILIQMLSNISDKLDSLKYVTLLTLFPAQEIASHETNGLFQAGILLLIATLLYSLGAYLFTKRDLPL, from the coding sequence ATGAATCTAACGTTATTTAAACGTGAAATAAAATCAAATTATAAGGTCTTTTTCATCATCTTTGCTGTTCTTTTGATGTATACAAGTGTGGTCACTAGCATGTTTGATCCCAACCTGGGATCTATTTTGGAACAATTTTCTCAAACAATGCCTGAACTGATGAGTGCTTTTGGGATGACGAGTCCCGGTTCAACGTTTATTGAATTTTTATCATCTTATTTATACGGCTTTATTTATCTCGTCTTCCCACTCATTTTTGAAATCATTGTTGCGAATAAGTTGGTTGCCCGCTACGTCGATCGCGGATCAATGGCCTACTTATTATCCACACCCGTGAGTCGAAAAACCATTATTATGACACAAATTTCGGTTCTGTGGATAACTTTAGCTGCTTTAATTTGCTTGATGACGCTTGCTCAAATCATTGTTTCTCACTTGATGTTCCCAGGTGATTTAGATGTTTCTCGTCTGATTTACATGAATATTGGATTATATTGTCTTCATTTAGCGATAAGTGGTATCTGTTTCTTTGGTTCTTGTATTAGTAATGAAATGAAAAACTCTTATCTAATCGGGGCTGGAATCCCAATTCTTTTTATTCTCATTCAAATGCTCTCAAACATTAGTGATAAACTCGACTCACTTAAATATGTCACTTTATTAACCTTATTCCCAGCCCAAGAGATTGCTAGCCATGAAACGAATGGTCTTTTCCAAGCTGGGATTCTACTGCTAATCGCTACTCTCCTTTATTCACTTGGTGCCTATCTCTTTACTAAGCGCGATTTACCTCTTTAA
- a CDS encoding iron-containing alcohol dehydrogenase yields MNQFNFYNPTKIIFGRDRFNELDHLVPKDAKVLVLYGGGSVKKFGTLDRVLAALPNREILEFGGIEANPRYETLMKAVDVVRAEKIDFLLAVGGGSVIDGTKFIALASYYDGDGLDLLRDRSITANLKQALPLAAVLTLAATGSEMNRGGVVSSPIGKLGFGNDLVFPKFSLVDPSLTFTLPETQVANGVVDTFVHVMEQYMTYPAEGRFQDRTSEGILKTLIEIGRATIDNPTDYDLRANLVWCATMGLNGLIGAGVPQDWATHRIGHELTALFGIDHAKTLAIIMPSLWNIMRDTKREKLLQYGERVLNITTGSEEDRIDQIIETTRQFFESLGIKTRLSDYGIGADQIDSILAALELHNMTALGERGEITLEISRKILEGAI; encoded by the coding sequence ATGAATCAGTTTAATTTTTATAATCCAACAAAAATTATTTTTGGCCGTGATCGATTTAATGAGTTAGATCATTTAGTGCCAAAGGATGCTAAAGTCCTTGTCTTATATGGCGGTGGAAGTGTTAAAAAATTTGGAACACTTGATCGTGTTTTAGCAGCTTTACCTAATCGTGAGATTTTAGAATTCGGTGGAATTGAAGCTAACCCTCGTTACGAAACATTAATGAAGGCTGTTGATGTGGTACGTGCAGAAAAGATTGATTTCTTATTAGCTGTCGGTGGTGGATCAGTCATCGATGGAACAAAATTTATCGCCTTAGCAAGTTACTATGATGGAGATGGACTTGATTTATTACGTGATCGAAGCATCACAGCTAACTTAAAACAAGCTTTACCATTAGCTGCAGTCTTAACATTAGCTGCAACAGGTTCTGAGATGAATCGCGGAGGCGTTGTTAGTTCACCGATTGGGAAATTAGGATTTGGAAATGACTTAGTCTTCCCTAAATTCTCATTAGTGGACCCAAGCTTAACATTTACTTTACCAGAAACACAAGTGGCAAATGGAGTTGTCGATACATTTGTTCATGTGATGGAACAATACATGACATATCCAGCGGAAGGACGTTTCCAAGACCGTACGTCTGAGGGAATTTTAAAAACTTTAATTGAAATCGGACGTGCTACAATCGATAACCCAACAGATTATGATTTACGCGCTAATCTTGTTTGGTGTGCAACGATGGGATTAAACGGTTTAATTGGAGCCGGCGTTCCTCAGGACTGGGCAACTCATCGAATTGGTCATGAATTAACAGCCCTTTTTGGAATCGATCACGCCAAAACATTAGCAATCATTATGCCATCTTTATGGAATATCATGCGTGACACAAAACGCGAGAAACTTTTGCAATATGGTGAACGTGTCCTAAATATTACGACTGGTAGCGAAGAGGACCGTATTGACCAAATCATTGAAACAACTCGTCAATTCTTCGAAAGCTTAGGAATCAAAACAAGATTGAGTGACTATGGAATTGGCGCGGATCAAATCGACTCAATTCTCGCAGCACTTGAATTACACAATATGACGGCATTAGGAGAAAGAGGAGAAATCACACTAGAAATTAGTCGCAAAATCTTAGAAGGGGCTATTTAA
- a CDS encoding NAD(P)H-dependent oxidoreductase, giving the protein MSKVLYIKANIKPEGQSRTFRISDEFVESYKKQHPNDEVVVLDLYKEGIDFLRPEDLGVLFGPKTEESKKHPHLKYAYQFVEADKYIFAAPMWNLSIPAILKAYIDYISVTGITFKYTAEGPVGLCQNKKAIHIVTRGGEYKDMPYEMGDRYLRTILGFFGIEDIQTLAVDNTDSNPEGLEEILSQAIQQAQEIAVQF; this is encoded by the coding sequence ATGAGTAAAGTATTATATATTAAAGCGAATATTAAACCAGAAGGACAATCACGTACTTTTAGGATTTCTGATGAATTTGTAGAAAGCTATAAAAAACAACATCCAAATGACGAAGTAGTCGTTTTAGACTTATATAAAGAAGGCATTGATTTTTTAAGACCAGAAGATTTAGGTGTTTTGTTTGGCCCAAAAACAGAAGAAAGTAAAAAACATCCACACTTAAAATATGCTTATCAATTTGTTGAGGCAGATAAATATATTTTTGCAGCACCAATGTGGAATTTAAGTATTCCTGCTATTTTAAAAGCTTATATTGATTATATAAGTGTGACTGGAATTACGTTTAAGTATACTGCAGAAGGCCCAGTGGGATTATGCCAAAATAAAAAAGCCATTCATATTGTGACTCGTGGTGGTGAATATAAAGACATGCCATATGAGATGGGCGATCGTTATTTAAGAACAATTTTAGGTTTCTTTGGCATTGAAGACATTCAAACATTAGCAGTAGATAATACTGATTCAAATCCTGAAGGATTAGAAGAAATATTAAGTCAAGCCATTCAACAAGCACAAGAGATTGCTGTTCAATTTTAA
- a CDS encoding undecaprenyl-diphosphate phosphatase encodes MDFIEILKVIFLGIVEGITEWLPVSSTGHMILVDEFIKLNMTPEFMEMFFVVIQLGAIMAVVCLFWDKLFPFEFKGGFKVKNDTMNLWFKIVVACLPAAVIGLLFDDVIDEYLFNPLTVALMLIIYGVLFIVVENRNKGRRPVINDLTQITYKFAFMVGVFQLLALVPGTSRSGATIVGAILIGASRYVASEFTFFLAIPVMLGASLLKILKFGFVFTSAEAIILGTGTLVAFFVSILAIKFLMGYIKKHDFKVFGWYRIVLGIIVLAYFWFIAA; translated from the coding sequence GTGGATTTTATTGAGATTTTAAAGGTAATCTTCTTAGGAATTGTTGAGGGGATTACGGAATGGCTACCTGTAAGTAGTACAGGACATATGATTTTAGTCGATGAGTTTATTAAATTAAATATGACGCCTGAGTTTATGGAAATGTTCTTCGTTGTTATTCAACTTGGAGCGATTATGGCGGTTGTTTGTTTATTTTGGGATAAGTTATTCCCATTTGAATTTAAAGGTGGATTTAAAGTTAAAAACGATACGATGAATTTATGGTTCAAGATTGTTGTTGCTTGTTTACCAGCTGCTGTCATTGGTTTATTATTTGACGATGTCATTGATGAGTATTTATTTAACCCACTAACAGTTGCCTTAATGTTAATTATTTATGGAGTCTTATTTATTGTTGTTGAAAATCGTAATAAAGGACGTCGTCCAGTCATTAATGATTTAACACAGATTACATATAAATTTGCCTTCATGGTTGGAGTCTTCCAATTATTAGCGTTGGTACCAGGAACATCTCGTTCTGGGGCAACAATCGTCGGAGCCATTTTAATTGGTGCCTCACGTTATGTCGCTTCAGAGTTTACGTTCTTCTTAGCGATTCCGGTCATGCTTGGAGCAAGTTTATTAAAAATATTAAAGTTTGGATTTGTTTTTACATCCGCCGAAGCTATTATATTAGGAACAGGAACGTTAGTAGCATTCTTCGTTTCAATCTTAGCGATTAAGTTCTTAATGGGATACATCAAGAAACATGACTTTAAAGTATTCGGTTGGTATCGCATTGTATTAGGAATTATCGTTCTTGCGTATTTCTGGTTCATTGCTGCTTAA
- a CDS encoding metallophosphoesterase produces the protein MKKLKIFLITLIGVMILGIFLYSQNKWISVEQITVQSTRLPQNFDGFKIMHLSDLHGQYFGKNQSDLLKKINTFKPDLIAITGDLFDSSYDDEASFSLIEQLSDYPVYFVTGNHEAWESHFKELKERLVQMGVRLLHNEHATLEINGQSIELVGIDDPDFGSSVDNNLRIALQESESNKFKLLLSHRPEVFETYVESNIDLVLSGHAHGGQFRLPFIGGLVAPNQGLFPEFSEGTHTKNQTTMIISRGLGNSIIPQRLFNRPHLIEITLKAGAFMHPLF, from the coding sequence ATGAAAAAATTAAAAATATTTCTTATAACGCTCATTGGAGTCATGATATTGGGTATTTTCTTGTATTCACAAAACAAATGGATTAGCGTGGAGCAGATCACTGTACAGTCAACACGACTTCCACAAAATTTTGACGGATTTAAAATCATGCATCTCTCTGATTTACATGGACAATACTTTGGAAAAAATCAGAGTGATTTACTTAAAAAAATTAATACTTTTAAACCAGATTTAATTGCTATTACAGGGGACCTTTTCGATTCATCTTATGATGATGAAGCAAGTTTTAGCTTAATCGAACAGCTAAGTGATTATCCTGTTTATTTTGTGACGGGAAATCATGAAGCGTGGGAAAGCCATTTTAAAGAATTAAAAGAACGCCTTGTCCAAATGGGAGTCCGCCTATTACATAATGAACATGCAACGTTAGAGATTAATGGTCAATCAATTGAATTAGTCGGAATTGATGATCCTGATTTTGGTTCATCTGTGGATAACAATTTACGTATTGCATTACAAGAGAGTGAGTCAAATAAATTTAAACTTTTATTGTCCCATCGTCCTGAAGTATTTGAAACTTACGTTGAATCAAATATTGATCTTGTCTTATCTGGACATGCTCATGGTGGACAATTTAGACTTCCTTTCATTGGAGGACTAGTTGCCCCAAATCAAGGACTCTTCCCTGAGTTTTCAGAGGGAACTCATACCAAAAATCAAACAACGATGATTATTAGCCGAGGCCTTGGAAACAGTATTATTCCGCAACGGCTCTTTAATCGTCCACATTTAATTGAAATCACATTAAAAGCGGGTGCATTTATGCACCCGCTTTTTTAG
- a CDS encoding M3 family oligoendopeptidase: protein MKFSEFKYERPDFDQYKATMTSLIDQFKVASSASEQLNIVTEINETRNHIETMATLASIRHSIDTRDEFYDAEQNYWDEYGPLYEEINSLFYDAVVSSPYRNELEEKLSKQFFTILDYRLKAFSPEIIADLQEENKLSSQYTKLLASAKIPFDGEERTLPGMGKYLLSEDRNVREAASKAKYAFFEEHEAEIDEIYDQLVKVRTRIAKKLGFNNFVELGYVRMTRSDYNPEMVENFRKQVLDYIVPVATSLYNRQEARLGYGTLRYFDEKFEFTTGNATPKGEPEWILENGVKMYHELSPQTKEFFDFMVDSELLDLVNKPGKAGGGYCTYIPEYKAPFIFSNFNGTAGDIDVLTHEAGHAFQVYSSRWIETPELNFPTYESCEIHSMSMEFFTWPWMNLFFKEDTEKYKFTHLGSAIKFIPYGIVVDAFQHFVYYNPDATPAQRKSAWRELEKQYLPHKNYEGCDFLERGGWWFQQSHIFGSPFYYIDYTLAQICALQFWKRMHDNQEVAWNDYVRLCEVGGTKSFLGLVEYANLKSPFENGCVSSIITDIKAWLDAVEDQQL, encoded by the coding sequence ATGAAATTTTCTGAGTTTAAATATGAACGACCAGACTTTGATCAATATAAAGCGACGATGACGTCATTAATTGATCAATTTAAGGTGGCATCAAGTGCCTCAGAGCAACTAAATATCGTGACTGAAATTAATGAGACACGTAATCATATTGAGACGATGGCTACATTAGCATCAATTCGTCACAGCATTGATACACGTGATGAATTTTATGATGCTGAGCAAAATTATTGGGATGAATATGGACCGCTTTATGAAGAAATTAATTCATTATTTTATGATGCCGTCGTTTCATCACCTTATCGAAATGAATTAGAAGAAAAGTTAAGTAAACAATTCTTTACCATTTTAGATTATCGTTTAAAAGCTTTTTCTCCTGAAATTATTGCAGATTTACAAGAGGAAAATAAATTATCGAGCCAATATACGAAATTATTAGCGTCAGCTAAAATTCCATTTGATGGTGAAGAACGTACCCTACCTGGAATGGGGAAATATTTATTAAGTGAAGATCGTAATGTTCGTGAAGCTGCTTCAAAAGCTAAATATGCCTTTTTCGAGGAGCATGAAGCAGAAATTGATGAGATTTATGATCAATTAGTTAAAGTTCGTACACGTATCGCAAAAAAATTAGGATTCAATAATTTCGTTGAACTAGGATATGTTCGTATGACACGTAGTGATTATAATCCTGAAATGGTTGAAAACTTCCGTAAGCAAGTTTTAGATTATATTGTGCCAGTGGCAACCTCATTATATAATCGCCAAGAGGCACGTTTAGGATATGGAACACTCCGTTATTTCGATGAAAAGTTTGAATTTACAACAGGAAATGCCACACCTAAAGGAGAACCAGAATGGATTTTAGAAAATGGTGTGAAAATGTATCATGAATTGTCGCCACAAACAAAAGAATTCTTCGATTTCATGGTTGATAGTGAGTTATTAGATTTAGTGAATAAACCAGGGAAAGCAGGTGGGGGATATTGTACTTATATCCCAGAATATAAAGCACCATTTATTTTCTCAAACTTTAATGGAACTGCAGGAGATATTGACGTTCTAACGCATGAAGCGGGACATGCTTTCCAAGTTTACTCGTCACGTTGGATTGAGACACCTGAATTAAACTTCCCAACTTATGAAAGCTGTGAAATTCACTCAATGAGTATGGAGTTTTTCACTTGGCCTTGGATGAACTTATTCTTTAAAGAAGATACTGAAAAGTATAAATTTACTCATTTAGGATCAGCGATTAAATTTATTCCTTATGGAATTGTTGTCGATGCGTTTCAACATTTTGTTTACTATAATCCAGATGCAACGCCAGCCCAACGTAAATCGGCTTGGCGTGAACTTGAGAAACAATACTTACCACACAAAAACTATGAAGGATGTGACTTTTTAGAGCGCGGTGGTTGGTGGTTCCAACAATCGCATATTTTTGGTAGTCCATTCTACTACATTGATTACACATTAGCGCAAATCTGTGCGTTACAGTTCTGGAAACGTATGCATGATAACCAAGAAGTTGCATGGAATGACTACGTACGTTTATGTGAAGTTGGAGGAACAAAATCATTCTTAGGATTAGTTGAATATGCCAATTTAAAATCTCCATTTGAAAATGGATGTGTTAGCTCTATTATCACAGATATTAAAGCTTGGTTAGACGCTGTGGAAGATCAACAATTATAA
- a CDS encoding ADP-ribosylglycohydrolase family protein, which yields MINQILGTLYGMAIGDAMGMPSELWSRQKVKNFFGNIHTFLDGPSENEVAYQYKKGQFTDDTAQALLVLDSLIAKNFHFEPDDFVERLLNWAKEEKAFEKNILGPSSKAALLGIQAGDDVTKITNQAQTNGSAMRIAPIGCLFHPKQKAELIKFVSQISKVTHSSDVTLAGACMIAAAVSGAMAYDTFDQILEFVYSTEAPARELGFETINPSLSTRTRLGIELAKQHAGDDENFLESIYQTIGCGVLMSESVPAALSIAYYAKDVEHCSLLCANLGGDTDTIGAMACAIRGAYEGYSSIRSELIVEINQSNSVNFIRYANHLNEARGTLT from the coding sequence ATGATCAATCAAATTCTTGGGACACTGTATGGAATGGCAATCGGAGATGCCATGGGAATGCCATCAGAACTCTGGAGTCGTCAAAAAGTTAAAAATTTTTTTGGTAATATCCATACTTTCCTAGATGGACCTAGTGAAAACGAGGTCGCTTACCAATATAAAAAAGGGCAGTTTACGGATGATACGGCCCAAGCTCTTCTCGTACTAGATTCACTTATCGCAAAAAACTTCCACTTCGAGCCTGATGATTTTGTTGAACGGTTATTAAATTGGGCTAAAGAGGAAAAAGCTTTTGAAAAAAATATCTTAGGTCCAAGTTCTAAAGCAGCTTTACTCGGTATTCAAGCAGGCGATGATGTCACAAAAATTACGAACCAAGCACAAACAAACGGGTCAGCGATGCGTATTGCACCAATTGGGTGTTTATTTCACCCTAAACAAAAAGCTGAATTAATTAAATTCGTTAGTCAAATTTCTAAAGTCACTCATAGTAGCGATGTGACCCTTGCTGGTGCTTGTATGATTGCCGCTGCTGTCAGTGGAGCTATGGCTTATGACACTTTTGATCAAATCTTAGAATTTGTCTATTCAACAGAGGCACCTGCAAGAGAATTAGGATTCGAAACCATTAACCCTTCATTAAGTACGCGTACCCGTTTAGGCATTGAATTAGCTAAACAACATGCAGGAGATGATGAAAACTTTCTAGAGTCTATCTATCAAACCATTGGATGTGGTGTTTTAATGAGTGAATCTGTTCCTGCCGCCTTGTCTATTGCTTATTATGCTAAAGATGTCGAACATTGTAGCTTACTTTGTGCTAATTTAGGGGGCGATACCGATACAATTGGAGCGATGGCTTGTGCCATTCGTGGAGCATATGAAGGTTATTCTTCCATTCGTTCCGAACTCATTGTAGAAATTAATCAATCCAATTCAGTTAATTTTATAAGATATGCGAACCACTTAAACGAGGCAAGGGGGACTTTGACATGA
- a CDS encoding PfkB family carbohydrate kinase, whose protein sequence is MKILVLGNAIVDVILNIKHLPQTGDDIYCEKQAVNIGGCAYNVATILKHFNVNHDLVVPIGEGSYATMIKQELIHEGYQLHIQDDRADNGYCLCLVEDGGERTFITVPGIEKDYKLEWLSQLDASNYDAVYLSGYDMEGKSGEIISQWLSEQSIPNIYFAPGPRITFIEEETMNKLLNLKPILHLNQSEALSFTQTTELLEAAQSLVERTQNEVFITLGEKGVLHYHEMANFIPSVPATVVNTIGAGDSHLGAILAMRALGYDTLTCCEVANKVAAKVVSLESSKLEKENFNKGDFLLCQH, encoded by the coding sequence ATGAAAATATTAGTTTTGGGTAACGCCATTGTTGATGTCATACTCAATATTAAACATTTACCTCAAACAGGAGATGATATTTACTGTGAAAAACAAGCCGTCAATATTGGGGGATGTGCATATAATGTTGCAACTATTTTAAAACACTTTAATGTGAATCATGATCTTGTCGTTCCGATTGGCGAAGGTTCATATGCAACCATGATTAAACAAGAACTTATTCATGAAGGCTATCAGCTTCATATTCAAGATGACCGTGCTGATAACGGTTATTGTCTTTGTTTAGTAGAAGATGGGGGAGAGCGGACTTTTATCACCGTTCCAGGTATTGAGAAAGACTATAAATTAGAATGGCTATCTCAATTAGATGCCTCTAATTACGATGCGGTTTATTTATCAGGTTATGACATGGAAGGAAAAAGTGGAGAAATCATTAGTCAGTGGTTAAGTGAACAATCCATTCCAAACATTTACTTTGCTCCAGGTCCACGCATTACCTTTATTGAAGAGGAGACAATGAATAAACTTTTAAATTTAAAACCTATTTTACATCTTAATCAATCAGAAGCTTTATCATTTACTCAAACAACTGAATTATTAGAAGCAGCTCAATCTTTAGTTGAACGAACACAAAATGAAGTCTTTATTACACTAGGGGAAAAGGGCGTTCTTCATTATCATGAAATGGCTAACTTCATTCCATCGGTACCAGCAACTGTTGTAAATACCATCGGAGCAGGGGATAGTCATTTAGGAGCAATCTTAGCAATGCGTGCACTTGGATATGACACTTTAACGTGTTGTGAAGTTGCTAATAAAGTAGCAGCAAAAGTTGTGAGTTTAGAAAGCAGTAAATTAGAAAAAGAAAATTTTAATAAGGGGGACTTTCTTTTATGTCAACATTAG
- the pnuC gene encoding nicotinamide riboside transporter PnuC, whose product MSTLVMKTKNYFSDWTLFEISWLIISTLTMLTLSIVWGDSPMALISGVTGIISVVLCAKGKISTYAFACVNVGLYAIIAYQNRLFGEVMLNGFYYLPMNIVGFYMWRKQKDDEGTVIARRLTAKQIILLIIGLLIAITAYWRVLVALGGNLQLIDSITTILSIVAFLLQIGRFMEQWILWMIINVFSITMWSLLLGTPEGSVTMIIMFSAYLINGVYGFRNWLKLSKVN is encoded by the coding sequence ATGTCAACATTAGTGATGAAAACAAAAAACTATTTTAGCGATTGGACATTATTCGAAATTTCATGGTTAATCATTTCCACCTTAACCATGTTAACGTTAAGTATCGTTTGGGGAGATTCACCTATGGCACTGATTAGTGGAGTAACAGGTATTATTTCAGTTGTTCTTTGTGCCAAAGGTAAAATTTCAACCTATGCATTTGCCTGTGTTAACGTTGGACTTTATGCGATTATTGCTTATCAAAATCGACTATTTGGTGAAGTCATGTTAAATGGATTTTACTATTTACCAATGAATATCGTTGGTTTTTATATGTGGCGTAAACAAAAAGATGATGAAGGAACAGTTATTGCACGTCGTTTAACAGCTAAACAAATCATCTTATTAATTATTGGATTATTAATCGCTATTACAGCTTACTGGCGTGTTCTTGTTGCACTTGGAGGAAATCTTCAATTAATTGACTCAATTACAACTATTCTTTCGATTGTTGCCTTCTTACTGCAGATTGGTCGTTTTATGGAACAATGGATTTTGTGGATGATTATCAATGTCTTTTCCATTACGATGTGGTCACTATTACTCGGAACACCGGAAGGTAGCGTCACAATGATTATCATGTTCTCAGCTTATCTAATTAATGGAGTCTATGGATTTAGAAACTGGTTAAAATTAAGCAAGGTCAATTAG
- a CDS encoding M15 family metallopeptidase — protein sequence MSRIKILMMVVSGLFMMIGIITMVSAGAEAAPLNEDSVPAFYQDIIQVENPDSLSVLVNKNYSLPEDYEPDDLVFLEVPLYNNDKNNEANYLRKEAADALKELFTAAKKEGYELIARSGYRSYATQASLYERYVEQDGVEAADTYSARPGHSEHQTGLTIDVTSDTVHGGLTELFGETEEGKWVAENAYRFGFIVRYPQDRTAETGYQYEPWHLRYVGVQAATEIYQDQLILEDYVLSVMNRTSFLWD from the coding sequence ATGAGTAGAATAAAGATTTTAATGATGGTAGTGAGTGGTTTATTCATGATGATTGGAATCATAACGATGGTTTCAGCAGGAGCAGAAGCTGCACCGTTGAATGAGGATAGTGTACCTGCCTTTTATCAGGATATTATACAAGTCGAAAATCCTGATAGTTTAAGTGTTTTAGTAAACAAAAATTATAGTTTGCCAGAAGATTATGAACCAGATGATTTAGTCTTTTTAGAAGTGCCTCTCTATAATAATGATAAGAATAACGAAGCGAATTATTTAAGAAAAGAGGCCGCTGATGCTTTAAAAGAATTATTCACAGCTGCCAAAAAAGAAGGTTATGAATTAATCGCTAGAAGTGGTTATCGCTCTTATGCGACACAAGCTTCTTTATATGAACGATATGTGGAACAAGATGGAGTCGAGGCAGCTGATACATATAGCGCACGACCTGGACATAGTGAACATCAGACGGGTTTAACGATTGATGTTACGTCAGACACTGTTCACGGTGGACTAACCGAATTGTTTGGAGAAACAGAAGAAGGCAAGTGGGTCGCTGAAAATGCCTATCGATTTGGTTTTATTGTAAGATATCCACAAGATCGAACGGCGGAAACAGGTTATCAATATGAGCCATGGCATCTTCGTTATGTAGGGGTACAAGCTGCTACCGAGATTTATCAGGATCAATTAATTTTAGAAGATTATGTTTTAAGTGTGATGAATCGAACGAGCTTTTTATGGGATTAA